A window of the Gemmatimonadaceae bacterium genome harbors these coding sequences:
- a CDS encoding MotA/TolQ/ExbB proton channel family protein, whose product MMLQIGAAIPSSPMDLVTQSSGATKVVLVVLVVLSLLSWTVMIAKWIEFKRAEQAGREFMDKFERAHTLDDAAEMANRSPSSPQKGVMTRAVRFITETTPALAATGERRARLSASQVEALRQVLDSESGAVRDQLGRFVPTLATIGSVSPLIGLLGTVLGIIEAFVGIATKGSGNIGAVAPGVAEALIATAAALSVAIPAVFGYNIFAHRLNRFDGELDGFGSELIALMVREGRI is encoded by the coding sequence ATGATGCTTCAGATCGGAGCGGCGATTCCATCATCTCCGATGGATCTGGTCACGCAGTCGAGTGGGGCGACGAAGGTCGTGCTCGTGGTGCTGGTGGTCCTGTCTCTCCTGAGCTGGACGGTGATGATCGCGAAGTGGATCGAGTTCAAGCGCGCCGAGCAGGCGGGGCGCGAGTTCATGGACAAGTTCGAGCGGGCCCATACACTCGACGATGCCGCGGAGATGGCGAATCGCTCGCCATCGAGCCCGCAGAAGGGAGTGATGACCCGCGCCGTGCGCTTCATCACGGAGACGACGCCGGCCCTCGCCGCCACCGGAGAGCGGCGCGCCCGGCTGAGTGCGTCACAGGTCGAGGCGCTGCGGCAGGTGCTCGATTCGGAGAGTGGCGCGGTACGCGATCAACTCGGCAGATTCGTTCCCACGCTCGCGACGATCGGATCGGTGAGCCCGCTCATCGGACTTCTCGGAACTGTGCTCGGTATCATCGAGGCGTTTGTCGGCATCGCGACGAAAGGCTCGGGCAACATCGGAGCGGTTGCGCCGGGCGTCGCCGAAGCGCTGATCGCGACGGCGGCCGCGCTGAGCGTGGCCATTCCGGCCGTATTCGGGTACAACATCTTCGCTCACCGTCTCAACCGGTTCGACGGCGAGCTTGATGGATTCGGTTCCGAGCTGATCGCGCTGATGGTTCGCGAGGGTCGTATCTGA
- a CDS encoding biopolymer transporter ExbD — protein MRRRRERMVLNGEINVVSLIDVMMLLMVIFMITAPIMQGGIDINLPRAEARPLEPKSGLVVTIDLKGGIHVDETVLTYPEFRATYKALAADRGRDGVYLRADADVPYGLVVKVLAVMRASGTPDVGLVAEPEQER, from the coding sequence ATGAGACGACGCAGAGAACGGATGGTACTCAATGGCGAGATCAACGTCGTCAGCCTGATTGACGTGATGATGCTGCTGATGGTGATCTTCATGATCACCGCGCCGATCATGCAGGGCGGCATAGATATAAACCTTCCGCGCGCCGAGGCGCGTCCGCTCGAGCCGAAAAGCGGGCTCGTCGTGACGATTGACCTCAAGGGTGGAATTCATGTGGACGAGACGGTGCTTACGTACCCCGAGTTCCGCGCGACATACAAGGCACTCGCCGCGGACAGAGGGCGCGATGGCGTCTATCTTCGGGCCGACGCAGATGTGCCGTATGGCTTGGTCGTGAAGGTGCTCGCGGTGATGCGCGCGAGCGGAACTCCGGATGTCGGGCTCGTGGCCGAGCCGGAGCAGGAGAGATAG
- the tsaB gene encoding tRNA (adenosine(37)-N6)-threonylcarbamoyltransferase complex dimerization subunit type 1 TsaB: MSDDITLALEGATYAGSVAVIQGGEVIAERALENVPKPGRGGREERFLPMVAECLADAGVRTSDLARVVCGAGPGSFTSLRVAASVAKGIAVGADCPLFAVSSLLLIVAGSRVLDGSWLAAIPAMRGESYAALFEVAGDQIREIGGTRLVHDEALSGEAHRLGATIIGPGLHDAVLPHARGVAHVLPALLAQGACDIATWEPSYGRLAEAQVKWEAAHGRPLTAAG; the protein is encoded by the coding sequence ATGAGCGACGACATCACGCTGGCCCTCGAGGGAGCCACGTATGCCGGGAGCGTCGCGGTGATCCAGGGCGGCGAAGTAATTGCCGAGCGCGCGCTCGAGAACGTGCCGAAGCCGGGGCGGGGCGGGCGGGAAGAAAGATTTCTGCCGATGGTGGCGGAATGTCTCGCGGACGCCGGTGTACGGACGAGTGATCTGGCGCGGGTGGTTTGCGGTGCCGGTCCGGGGAGCTTCACGAGCTTGCGAGTCGCGGCATCGGTCGCAAAGGGGATCGCTGTTGGCGCGGATTGTCCGCTGTTCGCGGTATCGTCGCTTCTGCTGATCGTCGCTGGTTCACGGGTGCTTGATGGATCGTGGCTCGCGGCGATTCCGGCGATGCGCGGGGAATCGTACGCCGCGCTGTTCGAGGTCGCCGGCGATCAGATCCGGGAAATCGGGGGGACAAGGCTCGTTCACGATGAAGCTCTTTCCGGGGAGGCGCACCGCCTTGGCGCGACGATCATCGGACCGGGCCTTCACGACGCCGTCCTCCCGCACGCACGCGGAGTAGCGCATGTGCTGCCGGCGCTGCTTGCCCAGGGGGCGTGCGACATCGCGACGTGGGAGCCATCGTATGGCCGGCTCGCCGAGGCGCAGGTGAAGTGGGAGGCGGCGCACGGAAGGCCGCTCACGGCCGCGGGATGA
- a CDS encoding LysM peptidoglycan-binding domain-containing protein, with protein sequence MLVPQAAFPRRFSRIAIAAAGFLALAAIESPAGAQTRGEPPKPSAQKPWPTLTPVSAGPNEVTHVVRKGDTLWDLAKAYLKDPFRWPEVFQRNTDIVENPHWIYPGETIRIPASEVKPEVLARIATQPAPQSDRTVFSAASGTVADRVQSNGDVIGRGAGGGVPRGEIESAPFGQRFGGPQGSGRLAAAWDRPGIKAEAGDRRFQLKDRIFVELPRTSPGRPGDLLLVYRLGPELSDVAQLVIPTGIVRVETVSPGQPAMARVVRQFGEIRLDQSLMPLEDVQPSVGTPVAVPAGPAEKVMYVAGDPVLPSLQSYVILTAKAANGVRVGDQFTIIDDSIDPKYPAPPVPAAIAEVVRVTPYALTAIVVDHEQPRIRAGMTARLSARAP encoded by the coding sequence ATGCTGGTCCCTCAAGCCGCTTTCCCGCGCCGTTTCTCCCGAATCGCAATCGCTGCCGCGGGCTTCCTCGCGCTGGCAGCCATAGAGTCGCCTGCCGGGGCGCAGACTCGGGGCGAACCGCCGAAGCCGTCGGCGCAGAAACCGTGGCCGACACTCACGCCGGTATCGGCGGGGCCAAACGAGGTGACGCACGTCGTCAGGAAGGGCGACACCCTGTGGGATCTCGCGAAGGCGTATCTCAAGGATCCGTTCCGCTGGCCCGAGGTCTTTCAGCGGAACACCGACATCGTGGAGAACCCGCACTGGATCTATCCCGGCGAGACGATCCGCATCCCGGCCAGTGAAGTGAAGCCGGAGGTGCTGGCTCGCATTGCAACGCAGCCCGCACCGCAGTCCGATCGCACGGTTTTCTCTGCGGCGTCCGGAACAGTCGCCGACCGCGTTCAGTCGAATGGAGACGTGATCGGTCGCGGCGCTGGAGGAGGCGTCCCGCGTGGCGAGATCGAGTCGGCGCCGTTCGGACAGCGCTTCGGCGGGCCGCAGGGCAGCGGGCGACTGGCGGCAGCGTGGGACCGTCCCGGAATCAAGGCCGAGGCAGGCGACCGGAGATTCCAGCTGAAGGACCGCATCTTCGTGGAGCTTCCCCGGACGAGTCCCGGCCGTCCCGGAGATCTGCTGCTCGTGTATCGCCTCGGACCCGAGCTGAGCGACGTGGCGCAGCTCGTCATTCCGACCGGCATCGTGCGCGTCGAAACCGTCTCGCCAGGCCAACCAGCGATGGCGCGCGTGGTAAGGCAGTTCGGCGAGATCAGGCTCGACCAGTCGCTGATGCCTCTCGAGGACGTACAGCCGTCCGTCGGAACGCCCGTAGCCGTGCCGGCGGGCCCGGCCGAGAAGGTCATGTACGTTGCAGGCGACCCGGTTCTTCCGTCGCTTCAGAGCTATGTAATTCTCACGGCGAAGGCGGCGAACGGAGTGCGGGTCGGAGACCAGTTCACGATCATTGACGACAGCATTGATCCGAAATATCCTGCGCCTCCGGTGCCCGCGGCGATCGCCGAAGTGGTTCGCGTCACTCCGTACGCTCTGACGGCCATCGTGGTGGACCACGAGCAGCCGCGGATTCGGGCGGGAATGACTGCCCGTCTGAGCGCCAGAGCGCCCTGA
- the tsaE gene encoding tRNA (adenosine(37)-N6)-threonylcarbamoyltransferase complex ATPase subunit type 1 TsaE encodes MQTHRHVVPPLAGKGHITLVESELRHWGRELGEAIAPPLVISITGELGAGKTTLAQSICEGYGVKESVTSPTYALVHRYDAARSPVYHVDLFRLDNESQLTNIGWDDILAEHALIIVEWPERAGDRMPAGHLHMDLRYALGDPDRRILLAG; translated from the coding sequence GTGCAGACGCACCGGCACGTCGTTCCGCCGCTCGCCGGCAAGGGACACATCACTCTCGTCGAGAGCGAATTGCGGCATTGGGGACGCGAGCTGGGCGAGGCGATCGCGCCACCTCTCGTCATCTCGATCACCGGTGAGCTCGGCGCGGGGAAGACCACGCTCGCGCAATCCATCTGCGAGGGATACGGCGTGAAGGAATCAGTGACGAGTCCGACGTACGCGCTCGTGCACCGGTATGACGCCGCGCGGTCGCCGGTCTATCACGTGGACCTGTTCCGCCTCGATAACGAGTCGCAGCTCACGAACATCGGCTGGGACGACATCCTCGCAGAACATGCGTTGATCATCGTGGAGTGGCCCGAGCGGGCGGGGGACCGAATGCCCGCGGGCCATCTGCACATGGATCTCAGGTACGCATTGGGCGATCCTGATCGCCGCATTCTCCTCGCCGGATGA
- a CDS encoding OmpA family protein: MNKIARVFGIVVAASVVTAGCARKPSSRPAPRRINTDSLVREQARLDSTARAEAARNAAAAAAAAAAAAGPATSAPLSSSERAALANVIYFDLDESTLADESRMALEAKAPIMLRHAGLRIRITGHADERGSDEYNLALGLRRAAEAKRYLAALGIAEDRIEIVTLGEERPAVQGHTEEAWALNRRAEFEVIGGE, encoded by the coding sequence ATGAATAAAATCGCACGGGTTTTCGGAATCGTAGTCGCGGCCTCGGTCGTAACGGCAGGTTGCGCCAGAAAACCGTCGTCGCGTCCGGCGCCACGGCGAATCAACACCGACAGCCTGGTGCGGGAGCAGGCGCGTCTCGATTCGACCGCGCGCGCCGAGGCTGCGCGAAACGCTGCCGCCGCCGCTGCCGCCGCCGCTGCCGCGGCGGGCCCGGCGACGAGCGCGCCGCTGAGCTCGAGTGAGCGGGCTGCGCTCGCAAACGTCATCTATTTCGACCTCGACGAGTCCACGCTCGCCGACGAGTCGCGCATGGCCCTTGAGGCGAAAGCGCCGATCATGCTGCGCCACGCCGGCCTGCGGATCCGCATCACCGGCCACGCCGACGAGCGCGGCTCGGACGAATACAACCTCGCACTCGGCCTTCGCCGCGCGGCTGAGGCCAAGCGGTATCTGGCCGCTCTCGGAATCGCCGAAGACAGGATCGAGATCGTGACATTGGGCGAGGAGAGGCCGGCGGTGCAGGGCCACACGGAAGAAGCGTGGGCGCTGAACCGGCGTGCCGAGTTCGAGGTGATTGGCGGCGAATGA
- the rimI gene encoding ribosomal protein S18-alanine N-acetyltransferase has protein sequence MTAATDSRDAASASGMSRGLRNARPGDVVAIARIEKESFGDPWGTADFRALMDSPQTIFLVVTDPGSEEITGYAVALTVLDESEILNIAVDPAHRGRGLGGHLLDAALASLRELGAVATFLEVRESNKAARRLYGSRGFTEMSRRKGYYRSPVEDALVLRRAMQ, from the coding sequence ATGACGGCGGCTACGGATTCGCGCGACGCGGCATCGGCGAGCGGAATGTCGCGGGGACTGCGGAACGCTCGCCCGGGAGACGTTGTCGCGATCGCGAGGATCGAGAAGGAGTCGTTCGGCGATCCCTGGGGAACGGCCGACTTCAGGGCGTTGATGGACTCTCCGCAGACTATCTTTCTCGTGGTGACCGATCCTGGGTCCGAAGAGATCACGGGCTACGCGGTGGCGCTCACCGTGCTGGACGAGTCGGAGATCCTGAACATCGCCGTGGATCCGGCACATCGTGGACGCGGGCTGGGCGGGCATCTGCTCGACGCAGCGCTCGCCTCGCTGCGGGAACTTGGCGCTGTGGCCACATTTCTCGAAGTGAGGGAGTCGAACAAAGCGGCGAGAAGGCTGTACGGATCGCGCGGATTCACCGAGATGTCGCGCAGAAAGGGGTATTACCGCAGCCCGGTCGAGGATGCTCTCGTACTGCGGCGCGCGATGCAATGA
- a CDS encoding single-stranded DNA-binding protein yields MSRSLNKVMLIGNLGSDPEIRTTTGGGKVATFSLATSRSWTSASGEKQEKTEWHRCVVWNGKGSGLADVVEKYCKKGDRIYVEGRIEYRQWQDKENQTRYTTEVNVRELMMLGGAGGRGGDFDSDAEGSRSRAPARTGGHAAASENSFDDFPAALGNQDDDLPF; encoded by the coding sequence GTGAGTCGGAGTCTGAACAAGGTGATGTTGATCGGGAATCTCGGAAGCGATCCGGAGATCCGCACCACCACAGGCGGCGGCAAGGTCGCGACGTTTTCGCTCGCCACCAGCCGCTCGTGGACCAGCGCCAGTGGTGAGAAGCAGGAGAAGACCGAGTGGCACCGCTGTGTGGTGTGGAACGGGAAGGGCTCGGGCCTGGCCGACGTCGTCGAGAAGTACTGCAAGAAGGGCGACCGCATCTATGTCGAAGGGCGCATCGAGTATCGCCAGTGGCAGGACAAGGAGAATCAGACTCGCTACACCACCGAGGTCAACGTTCGCGAGCTGATGATGCTCGGCGGCGCTGGTGGGCGCGGTGGCGATTTCGACTCTGATGCTGAGGGGTCGCGCTCCCGCGCTCCCGCGCGCACCGGCGGACATGCCGCGGCGAGTGAGAACAGCTTCGACGATTTCCCGGCCGCTCTCGGGAACCAGGACGACGACCTGCCGTTTTAG
- a CDS encoding GDP-mannose 4,6-dehydratase — MSPRALVTGGAGFIGSHVADLFIEKEYDVEIIDDLSTGRRANLPGKAVLHETSISSPEAARIVRDGAFDVVVHLAAQIDVRKSVADPLYDASTNILGTLNLLEAIRHSGRQTRIAFTSTGGAIYGNFNTPPNVETFPKDPESPYAISKLAAEYYLAYYGRVHKMEHVTLRFGNVYGPRQDPHGEAGVVAIFCNRILDGKPLTIFGDGMQTRDYVYVGDVARAVWLGATMPLPPSERVDARAFNVGTGLGTSVVELARLLQEAALSSAEIVFAPRRPGEQQESFLSATKARMLLGWAPQVTLSEGLVKTFAWSESQNAAQGA, encoded by the coding sequence TTGAGTCCGCGCGCGCTCGTTACCGGCGGTGCGGGCTTCATCGGCTCGCACGTCGCCGACCTGTTCATCGAAAAGGAATATGACGTAGAGATCATTGACGATCTGTCCACCGGGCGTCGCGCGAATCTTCCCGGGAAAGCGGTGCTTCACGAGACGAGCATTTCGTCGCCGGAAGCCGCGCGGATCGTTCGCGATGGCGCGTTCGACGTCGTCGTCCATCTGGCTGCTCAGATAGACGTGAGGAAGAGCGTCGCCGATCCGCTGTACGACGCATCCACCAATATTCTTGGCACTCTGAACCTGCTGGAGGCGATCAGGCACAGCGGCCGGCAAACGCGCATTGCATTCACATCCACGGGCGGCGCGATCTACGGCAATTTCAACACTCCCCCGAACGTCGAGACGTTTCCCAAGGATCCCGAGTCGCCGTACGCGATATCGAAGCTCGCGGCGGAGTACTATCTCGCATACTACGGACGTGTCCACAAGATGGAGCACGTCACGCTGCGGTTTGGAAACGTGTACGGGCCGCGCCAGGATCCGCACGGCGAAGCGGGCGTGGTAGCGATCTTCTGCAACCGCATCCTCGACGGAAAGCCGTTGACGATATTCGGGGACGGGATGCAGACTCGCGACTACGTATATGTCGGCGACGTGGCACGCGCGGTCTGGCTCGGCGCGACGATGCCGCTTCCTCCGTCGGAGCGCGTGGACGCGCGGGCGTTCAACGTCGGTACCGGCCTCGGAACTTCAGTCGTCGAGCTGGCCCGGCTTCTTCAGGAGGCAGCGCTCAGCAGCGCGGAGATCGTGTTCGCGCCGAGACGGCCGGGAGAGCAGCAGGAGAGCTTCCTCAGCGCGACCAAAGCGCGCATGCTGCTCGGATGGGCGCCGCAGGTAACTCTCTCCGAGGGTCTGGTGAAAACCTTCGCGTGGTCCGAGTCGCAGAACGCGGCTCAGGGCGCATGA
- the uvrB gene encoding excinuclease ABC subunit UvrB — MPKAEFNLQAPFQPAGDQPRAIAELTHGLERGDRFQTLLGVTGSGKTMTIANVIRNFGRPTLVLSHNKTLAAQLYGEIKSFFPSNAVEYFISYYDYYQPEAYVPTTDTYIEKDASINEDIDRLRLRATSSLMEREDVVIVATVSAIYGLGDPRSYREQMVTLTKGQRIPRDDILRSLVKIQYSRNDVMFDRATFRVRGDTVEILPAYEEQGVRVEMWGDEIERISKINPLTGEVIADLEKAAIYPAKHFVTSRPTIQRAVELIRSELAERLSELRTTGKLLEAQRLESRTNFDIEMMLEIGTCAGIENYSRHLSGRASGERPACLFDYFPEDFLVVIDESHVTLPQIGGMFNGDRARKLTLVDYGFRLPSALDNRPLMFDEFLSLTPQAINVSATPGEIELRLSEGVVVEQIIRPTGLVDPEIEVRPVRGQVDDLLNEIRLREQKGERVLVTTLTKRMAEDLTDYLQQMGVRVRYMHSDIDAIERMEIVRGLRLGEFDVLIGINLLREGLDLPEVSLVAILDADQEGFLRSDRSLIQTVGRAARHVNGRAIFYADRITGSMDRAMEETKRRRETQRAHNIEHGITPQTVIKSTEQVRFITRVADAREGSDARHEEQARRVAESSPSYGSKDPAQLIAQLEKEMKEAATNLDFETAARLRDQLFEIRAKADGPRLRTRGSLSAIRVQR; from the coding sequence GTGCCAAAAGCCGAATTCAATCTCCAGGCGCCGTTCCAACCCGCGGGTGACCAACCGAGGGCCATCGCCGAGCTGACACACGGGCTGGAGCGGGGCGACCGGTTCCAGACTCTGCTCGGCGTCACGGGATCTGGAAAGACGATGACAATCGCCAACGTCATCCGCAATTTCGGCCGGCCCACGCTCGTCCTGTCCCACAACAAGACCCTCGCCGCGCAGCTGTACGGGGAGATCAAGAGCTTCTTCCCGAGCAACGCGGTCGAGTACTTCATCTCGTACTACGACTACTACCAGCCGGAAGCGTACGTACCCACCACGGACACGTACATCGAGAAGGACGCCTCCATCAACGAGGACATTGACCGGCTTCGGCTGCGCGCGACTTCGAGCCTCATGGAGCGCGAGGACGTCGTCATCGTCGCCACCGTGTCCGCCATCTACGGACTCGGCGATCCGCGCAGCTACCGCGAGCAGATGGTGACGCTCACGAAGGGGCAGCGCATTCCTCGCGACGACATCCTCCGCTCGCTGGTGAAGATCCAGTACTCGCGGAACGACGTCATGTTCGACCGGGCGACGTTCCGCGTGCGCGGCGACACGGTGGAGATTCTACCCGCGTACGAAGAGCAGGGCGTGCGAGTCGAGATGTGGGGCGACGAGATCGAGCGCATCTCCAAGATCAATCCGCTCACCGGCGAAGTGATCGCCGATCTCGAGAAGGCGGCGATCTATCCGGCGAAGCATTTCGTGACTTCGCGGCCGACGATTCAGCGAGCGGTCGAGCTGATTCGTTCGGAGCTGGCCGAGCGACTGAGCGAGCTGCGCACGACGGGCAAACTGCTCGAGGCGCAGCGGCTCGAATCGCGCACCAACTTCGACATCGAGATGATGCTTGAGATCGGCACGTGCGCAGGAATCGAGAATTACTCGCGGCATCTCTCCGGCCGTGCGTCGGGCGAGCGGCCGGCGTGTCTCTTCGACTATTTCCCCGAGGATTTCCTCGTCGTCATAGACGAGTCGCACGTCACGCTCCCGCAGATTGGCGGAATGTTCAACGGCGACCGTGCGCGCAAGCTCACCCTCGTGGATTACGGATTCCGTCTTCCGAGCGCGCTCGACAATCGTCCGTTGATGTTCGACGAGTTCCTGTCGCTGACGCCGCAGGCGATCAACGTGTCGGCTACCCCGGGCGAGATCGAGCTGCGCCTATCCGAGGGTGTCGTCGTCGAGCAGATCATCCGTCCAACGGGATTGGTCGATCCCGAGATCGAGGTCCGCCCGGTGCGCGGGCAGGTGGACGACCTGCTCAACGAGATCCGGCTCCGCGAGCAGAAGGGAGAGCGTGTGCTCGTCACCACGCTCACCAAACGAATGGCCGAAGATCTCACCGACTATCTCCAGCAGATGGGCGTGCGCGTCAGGTACATGCACTCCGACATAGACGCCATCGAGCGCATGGAGATCGTACGCGGTCTCCGGCTTGGCGAGTTCGACGTGCTGATCGGCATCAATCTGCTGCGCGAGGGACTCGACCTGCCGGAAGTTTCGCTCGTCGCGATTCTGGACGCGGACCAGGAAGGATTCCTGCGCAGCGACCGCTCGCTGATCCAGACCGTCGGGCGCGCGGCGCGGCACGTGAACGGCCGCGCGATTTTCTACGCTGACCGGATCACAGGCTCGATGGACCGCGCGATGGAGGAGACGAAGCGCCGCCGCGAGACGCAGCGCGCGCATAACATCGAGCATGGGATCACGCCGCAGACAGTCATCAAGAGCACGGAGCAGGTGAGATTCATCACCCGCGTAGCCGATGCCCGCGAGGGGAGCGATGCGCGACACGAGGAGCAGGCGCGCCGGGTCGCCGAATCGTCGCCGTCGTACGGCTCGAAGGATCCGGCGCAGCTCATCGCCCAGCTCGAGAAGGAGATGAAGGAAGCGGCCACGAATCTCGACTTCGAGACGGCGGCACGCCTTCGCGACCAGCTGTTCGAGATTCGTGCCAAGGCCGACGGACCGCGACTCCGCACGCGCGGCTCGCTCTCGGCCATCAGGGTACAGCGTTAG
- a CDS encoding TonB C-terminal domain-containing protein gives MPVGRNGGLTGPASASLAIHLTLVALVLLSFRKGPTEVLPPIYRVNIVAAPPGPRAIGTVQPEPATPQPVTPPAVTPPAPTPVKDAAVPTAKVTPQKAPARATPAEKSAARVPPAPAPRAGGGPIGGKGTDVATVQTEGIDFPFPGYLNNIVRQIALRFNPADAGSGRRAEVRFVIRRDGSVIGIGFVTRSGSYAFDLEAQGAIEAAAREFGPLPEGFRDDALPVVFSFDPRFLR, from the coding sequence GTGCCGGTTGGCCGGAACGGTGGTCTGACGGGACCGGCCAGTGCGTCGCTCGCGATTCATCTCACGCTCGTCGCACTGGTGCTTCTCAGTTTCAGGAAAGGGCCGACCGAAGTGCTCCCGCCGATCTACCGGGTGAACATTGTTGCGGCGCCGCCGGGGCCGCGCGCGATCGGCACGGTTCAGCCGGAGCCGGCGACGCCACAGCCGGTGACACCTCCCGCCGTGACTCCGCCGGCACCCACTCCGGTGAAGGATGCCGCTGTTCCCACGGCGAAGGTCACTCCTCAGAAAGCTCCGGCACGCGCGACTCCGGCGGAGAAGTCGGCTGCTCGTGTTCCGCCTGCGCCCGCCCCGAGAGCGGGAGGTGGGCCGATCGGCGGGAAGGGAACAGACGTCGCCACAGTGCAGACCGAGGGAATCGATTTTCCGTTTCCCGGGTATCTGAACAACATCGTTCGACAGATCGCTCTTCGGTTCAATCCTGCCGACGCAGGCTCCGGCCGGCGCGCGGAGGTTAGATTCGTCATTCGCCGGGACGGCTCGGTAATCGGAATCGGATTCGTCACTCGCTCCGGCTCCTACGCATTCGACCTCGAGGCGCAGGGCGCAATCGAGGCGGCGGCTCGCGAGTTCGGACCGCTTCCGGAAGGATTTCGCGATGACGCTCTCCCTGTAGTCTTCAGCTTCGATCCCCGTTTTCTCAGATGA